In Luteimonas viscosa, the genomic window GCGCGCACCGAACAGGCGCACGTAGTCGTCGTGCGTCTTCAGCGACAGCCGCTGCGCATCGAACTCCGGCCCGAAGAAATCGCCGGTGCCGCCCGAGTGCGTCAGCAACTGCCGGATCGTCACCTTCGCGATCTCCGCATTCGGATAACCCGGCAGGTATTCGCCCACCGTGCCGTCCAGCGACAGCTTGCCGGCCTGCACCAGTTGCAGCGTGGCGACGGCAGTGAACATCTTGTTCATCGATCCGATGCGGAACTTCGTGTCCAGCGTGATCGGCGCATCGGCAGGGGCGCCGGCGCGGTTCCATGCACGCTGCAGCAACACGTCATCGCCATCGGCGACCAGCAGCACACCGGAGAACGCGTCCTTCGCCGCCTGCGCATCGGCCTTCGCCACCAGTGCATCGATGGCGGCGGACGCCGTCATGCGCGCCACGCGCAGGTCCTCGGGCGGATCGATCGTGCGGATCTCCAGGCGCGCCGGCTCGCCCGGCGTCACCGTCATCTGCATGCGCGCGACCGTGTCGGATTCCATCTCCTGCAGCAGCGCGTAGGCCTTGCCGGGTTCCGAGGGCTCGTGCCGCACCAGCCGCAGCCCGCCCGTCTCGGCGTGGAACTCCAGCATCCGGTCCACGTCCATGTCCGGCTTCCAACGCTCGCGATAGGCCTCCAGCGGCGCGCGTTCGCCGGAGTTGAACGCCGCCAGCCAGGCGTCCAGCGCCTGCCGTGCGGGATCGACAGCCGATTCGGAGGCCGGCGCGGCAGTGGCGGTCGGCGCGGGGGGCGATTGCGCCAGCGAGGTGAGCGGCAGGCAACAGGCGAGGAGCAGGGCGAAGGCACGGGACATGGCGGCGGCTCTGGAGGGTTCGGTGGAAGCGGATGCGGCGATCATGACGCCGGTTGCAGCGGAAGTCGCCGATCGCGACCCCAGCGAAGTCGCCGTGCATCCAGCGCGGTCACCACCGGGTCCGCCGGGAGGCGGCAATGGGCTTCGCGTGGTCGCATTCGGACGCCCGCGCACGGCACACGAGCTGCCTCCACGCCGCGCTCACCCACCGCTAACGCCGCTTCCCTAGATTCGTCCCGGTCGCACACCACACGATCGCGCGATGAAGACCCAACGCCTGC contains:
- a CDS encoding serine hydrolase domain-containing protein, which gives rise to MSRAFALLLACCLPLTSLAQSPPAPTATAAPASESAVDPARQALDAWLAAFNSGERAPLEAYRERWKPDMDVDRMLEFHAETGGLRLVRHEPSEPGKAYALLQEMESDTVARMQMTVTPGEPARLEIRTIDPPEDLRVARMTASAAIDALVAKADAQAAKDAFSGVLLVADGDDVLLQRAWNRAGAPADAPITLDTKFRIGSMNKMFTAVATLQLVQAGKLSLDGTVGEYLPGYPNAEIAKVTIRQLLTHSGGTGDFFGPEFDAQRLSLKTHDDYVRLFGARAPTHPPGAEQRYSNYGFLLLGAIIERASGQSYYDYVDAHVFAPAGMQGSGSLPEDVAVPGRATAYMRKDGAWTDAADTLPYRGTAAGGGYSTAGDLLKFARALLAGTLLSPELLAEATRNQTPWYGYGFMSREQDGVRMFGHGGGAPGMNGDLRVYPAQGLVVVGLANVDPPAANRLVDYYLLRRPLPATLAR